atagaaaaactcaacatgaacctaatacaaaacaattcatgtggcaaaaccgaaacagccctatctggttcaacaaacacaaagacaggaaacaatcacccgcAAAACCCAACAccgaacaggctacctaaatatggttcccaatcagagactatgactaacacctgcctctgattgagaaccatatcaggccaaacacagaaacagacaaactagacacacaacatagaatgcccactcagatcacaccctgaccaagcaaaacatacaaagcaaactatggtcagggtgtgacagtaccccccccccccccccccaaggtgcggactccggccgcaaaacctgaacctattggggagggtctgggtgggcatctgtccgcggtggcggctctggtgctggacgtggcccccacttcaccatagtcttagtccgcccCATTGTCCGCTTCCGTGGCTTCCTTCCGTTCCGCTTCCTAACCACGGCAACCCTTCTAAATGAACCCACTGGACTggggggcagctcgggacagaggggcagctcgggacagaggggcagctcgggacagtgGGGTAGCTCCGTACTGGCTGacgactctggcagatcctggctgaatggcggctctggcggatcctggctgactggcggctctggcggatcctggctgactggcggcactggcggatcctggcggcactggcggatcctggctgactggcggcactggcggatcctggctgactggcggcactggcggatcctggctgactggcggcacgggcggatcctggcagactggcggcacgggcggctccttgcagactggcggcacaggcggctccttgcagactggcggcacgggcggctccttgcagactggcggcactggcggctgcTTGCAGAcaggcggcactggcggctccttgcagactggcggaaccggcggctccttgcagactggcggcaccggcggctccttgcagactggcggcactggcggctccttgcagactggcggctccttgctgactggcagctctaatggcgctgggcagactggagactccggcagcgctggagaggaggaaagctccggcaacgctggagaggagggagactccggcagcgctggacaggcgggagcacctgtagggatgagacggagagacagcctggtgcggggggctgccaccggagagctggtgcgtggaggtggtactggatagaccggaccgtgcaggcgcactggagctcttgagcaccgagcctgcccaaccttacctggttgaatgctcccggtcgccctgccagtgcggcgaggtggaatagcccgcactgggctatgcaggcgaaccggggacaccatgagcaaggctggtgccatgtgagccggcccaaggagacgcactggagaccagatgcgtagagccggcttcatggcacttggctcgatgcccactctagcccggccgatacgcggagctggtatgtaccgcaccgggctatgcacccgcactggggacactgtgcgcttcacagcataacacggtgcctgcccagtctctctagccccccggtaagcacaggaagttggcgcaggtctcctacctggcttcgccacactacctgtgtgccccctcccaagacatttttggggctgactctcgggcttccatccacgccgccgtgctgcctcctcataccagcgcctctccgccttcgccgcctccagctcttctttcgggcggcgatattctcctggctgtgcccagggtcctttaccgtccaactcatcctcccatgtccagtcctccttgcgctgctcctgctgccgctgcctgtcaccacgccgcttggtcctgttttggtgggtgattctgttacgcggttcttcctgggaaggagaggcggaccaaaatgcagcgtggttatagttcatgttttttaatagAAAAACTCAACATTAAcctaatacaaaacaataaatgtggcaaaaccgaaacagccctatctggtgcaacaaagacaggaaacaatcacctgCAAAACCCAACAccgaacaggctacctaaatatggttcccaatcagagactatgactaacacctgcctctgattgagaaccatatcaggccaaacacagaaacagacaaactagacacacaacatagaatgcccactcagatcacaccgaggaaacctgtaggaaacgttatgctgaagtactgacatTCACACAGAcgaacgttgtttcttaatgttcccggaacaatttgagaacattactttcaatagaaccatgaggaaacctgtaggaaacgttatgctgaagtattgAAATTCCCACGGAAGAATGTTGTTTCAAACGTTCTCTAAACTATTTGAGAACCTTCCCAAGGTCAAACCAGTTGTGGAACTTTCCTAGAACATTAGCAAAAATTAAATGAAATGTAatcatgtttgaacttttaggaaccATTCTGTTTAAGTAATGAAATATCAAGAAAATAACAttattttgtcaagttcctttaatgtgctgagaatgttccaaagccaaacAACTATCCTGCACCTTTCCCAgaacgttgtgggaaggttgtatgcaaaataattataggacaaccacgctctcaccaagctttAAGagacatatggttctcagaacgttatgttcTAGCTGGGCTCTCTCTCCCGTcacatttccctctctcttcctgactaGTCTTGAAAACCCGACCTGAGTCAACACAGAGACGTCACTGTGTTGCCTAGGGTCAGGTTTTCAAGACAACTCCCTCACCCCCACTCTCTATCTATCACACCTTTTACTGTAAGAAACATAGCTAGAtggctagctacagtgccttgcgaaagtattcggcccccttgaactttgcgaccttttgccacatttcaggcttcaaacataaaaatataaaactgtatttttttgtgaagaatcaacaacaagtgggacacaatcatgaagtggaacgacatttattggatatttcaaacttttttaacaaatcaaaaactgaaaaattgggcgtgcaaaattattcagcccccttaagttaatactttgtagcgccaccttttgctgcgattacagctgtaagtcgcttggtgtatgtctctatcagttttgcacatcgagagactgaaattttttcccattcctccttgcaaaacagctcgagctcagtgaggttggatggagagcatttgtgaactgcagttttcagttctttccacagattctcgattggattcaggtctggactttgacttggccattctaacacctggatatgtttatttttgaaccattccattgtagactttgctttatgttttggatcattgtcttgttggaagacaaatctccgtcccagtctcaggtcttttgcagactccatcaggttttcttccagaatggtcctgtatttggctccatccatcttcccatcaattttaaccatcttccctgtccctgctgaagaaaagcaggcccaaaccatgatgctgccaccaccatgtttgacagtggggatggtgtgttcagctgtgttgcttttacgccaaacataacgttttgcattgttgccaaaaagttcaattttggtttcatctgaccagagcaccttcttccacatgtttggtgtgtctcccaggtggcttgtggcaaacttcaaactacactttttatggatatctttaagaaatggctttcttcttgccactcttccataaaggcccgatttgtgcaatatacgactgattgttgtcctatggacagagtctcccacctcagctgtagatctctgcagttcatccagagtgatcatgggcctattggctgcatctctgatcagtcttctccttgtatgagctgaaagtttagagggacggccaagtcttgatagatttgcagtggtctgatactccttccatttcaatattatcgcttgcacagtgctccttgggatgtttaaagcttgggaaatctttttgtatccaaatccggctttaaacttcttcacaacagtatctcggacctgcctggtgtgttccttgttcttcatgatgctctctgcgcttttaacggacctctgagactatcacagtgcaggtgcatttatacggagacttgattacacacaggtggattgtatttatcatcattagtcatttaggtcaacattggatcattcagagatcctcactgaacttctggagagagtttgctgcactgaaagtaaaggggctgaataattttgcatgcccaatttttcagtttttgatttgttaaaaaagtttgaaatatccaataaatgtcgttccacttcatgattgtgtcccacttgttgttgattcttcacaaaaaaatacagttttatatctttatgtttgaagcctgaaatgtggcaaaaggtcgcaaagttcaagggggccgaatactttcgcaaggcactgtacgtataTCATCACTAACGTTATATCCCACTGTCTTCCAcgtcccctgcctgcctgcctgcctgcctgcctgcctgcctgcctgcctgcctgccttcctctctatcacgcacgcacacacacactaacctatAATGATCCAATAATCCATAGGCACGGGAGGTATCCTTATACGACTGCATATACCGGCGGGCGGAGGGCTATGACAGCAAACTACACCGCGACGATAGAGAGCACTCCAACAGCAGGGGACTAGACTTGTACTCAgaggtaactagctagctacagtgccatatcttaatttgaccatCCTGTTTTTGCAGGAATTTTCCAGCACGGCAGgaaatgcaaatgtattcaatGTCTAAAAAGGCTTCTAATTTACACTtcaacatttcagacttgattttcccaaacaaaaatgtatcaacccctacaaaaacaaTCTACATTTAttgtaatccacataataatttacattctctgttgctgcaggattattttcctgctgtgagaaagtgggtcaaattaagatatggCATCTGTACAGTAACACCTGTTGCTCTTGCGCTGATCTAAGTAGGTGGTGTTAGGATTTGGGGAGGGTAAAGTGGTATAGCAGCCTCCCTGTATGCCCTGATACGGTTATTATGACCACAACTATGATGTGTACTAAAACCATAGTGTGCTATAACTTGCCTATCTATACCAAGGGTTTTGGACCTTCGTGGCACTCACTCTGAAACCAGAGTTTAATTAAGTCCCTAGATCTCTGCCTATGACAATTCCTATCAGCTATATTTGAATAGCCTGACAATTCCTATCAGCTATATTTGAATCTAGCTGTAtcgtttcacggtaaggtctacctacacctgttgtatttggcgcaagcgacaaacaaagtttgatttgatattttttGTGGTTTCATGAAACTAGTCATACATTTTCCCAGTTGACAGTCTGTTTGACCCGCAGCAGGTGTGGCAGCATCTGCACTAGCCGACAAGCCATACGTGAACAGGTTGTTATGGGAGTAAATATAGCTAGCAGCTGGCTGTCACTGTATGCCACTGGTGGTTGTTAGCGAGGTGGAAGTTTCCCAACACTTTCTGTGCTGAAACTATGTCAGTCATTATGCTTGTCAGGTAGGAAGCAGCACCAGTGGTGGGTCTAGTTTCTGAGTCAGTGAAAGTGGAGAAGTTGACTAGCTAAGTGagtggacaaacacacacacttgtgacGTGAATGGGCTGCACTCACTGTAGAGAGGTTTAATTACAGTAAAGTTAAGTCTTACCTTTCTGAGAGTAATTCTGCGCTCAATGACAGCTCATGGTGTGAACTGGAGGAGATCCATTTTAAACCCACAGATATGATCAAACTCAGCTACAGCATCAACCCACCTCCAATTACAGGTATAAAACACAGATATTATGTATGTAATTGTATGGGTGTAAAGCTGTGTAATGGTGTCTGGTAAGGTGTTAAACATCTAAATGATTAACCCGCTCTCCtcctttcctgctctctctcattTACTATCATCCTCTTTTCTCTCACATTCTCTTATCTTTATTACCCTTTCCTCCCTCTCAGCTCATTccgtttctcttctctttcaggaGTCTTCCAGACCTGCACCAGTCCTGTCCTCATCAGAGTATGGAAGACGCCTGCCTCCTGTCCTCTACAAACCTGGCAGGCAGTTTGCCCGCATCTCTCACATCCACACCGAGTTCTTCAGGAAAAACGGGATCACACGCAATTTTGAGGAGGGATACGGATCAGTGGTTCCTGTGTGAGGAAGTCCGTATTCCCAACACCAGAGATAGAGTGGGtgcagtgagggagggagagtgatggtTTTATCAATGTGAATATGTATGGGCACAACAACACACCCAACTgatacagtcagtgtggtgctgAGTAGTAAAGATATTTAAAGATATAGATCATTATAGAAATAGAGATATATTTAAAGAGAGATTATATATTTTAAGATAgataaaataaaaagttaaaaaaaattattatatatatatatatatagctatatATATTATAAAATCAGATTACATATTTTAAAATACTAAGATTGTAACTACACATTATGGCCCACATGTTTGTGACATACATAATAAAGTACAATATTTGATCAAAATACCTGTTTATCAAACTACTTTGTGAAATGCAATCATAAATGGTCGACTTTCAATGACAGGAAGCACATTGGTTCAGTTATATACAAATGGTTTTAATGAGTAAGAAAATGATGCCGTCAAAACATGGAAACGTTCTCCTGTTCTCGATGTAGTTTTTTGGTTTTCTTACAAAAGTCCAGTAGCTCTTGATTCCCGGCTGCTCTTGAGGTCCACGTACATTGCTCTTTGCTTGACAGAAGCTCTGCTCCAGAGCTTAGAGATAGGTTAGCTATAGAAGGTTTGGCAAACTACTGTTCATGTTGACaccaattcccccccccccccccattctgactaAAAGTACTGTAATGACTAGAATCCTGACACATACTCTCAATATCTGTCTCTGCACTGCACCACACAACCACTCGGGCAGCCATTGAAATCCACTAAAGCTAGAAATTCCCGTTGCGCACAGATCTAGGATCGGCTTATCCTAAACACGGGGGACGGGGATGCaaaactgacctaagatcagCATCTAAGGACGACTGTAACCTATGAAGTCCAGCCACTACTGTAACCAGCT
This genomic window from Oncorhynchus clarkii lewisi isolate Uvic-CL-2024 chromosome 32, UVic_Ocla_1.0, whole genome shotgun sequence contains:
- the LOC139392280 gene encoding cilia- and flagella-associated protein 90, with protein sequence MDVLLESKTKPVSTISVYSYIPPRRTEPKERTYYNSDSKAREVSLYDCIYRRAEGYDSKLHRDDREHSNSRGLDLYSEESSRPAPVLSSSEYGRRLPPVLYKPGRQFARISHIHTEFFRKNGITRNFEEGYGSVVPV